The Anopheles moucheti chromosome 3, idAnoMoucSN_F20_07, whole genome shotgun sequence genome contains the following window.
ATGTACATACGTtttaaaattgcaataaatatagttcaaatttaaattcaatcctTTAATCCCCGCCATACGTTCAACTATGTAATGCATTTGTTAGTATTCTATAGACCGCATCATCAATTAATTAGCAGCCACTTTGACATTCTTCAATTTGTTTCTTGCTTAATCCTGTCATTTCGCATTGGGTActagttttttgttggttaatCATTTTAACACTGTTATTGATTGCACTATTGTTCAGTGTAGCTACTAAATCGCGCCGCACCTGTAGCGGTGTTCTACATAAATTACGCGATAATTTAGACGACCAGTCCATTAATTATAGTGGCATTGCTTTCATCCACACGCTCATCCTTTCCATGGCCACCTGTTTACAATAAATCAATGTTGTGTCACTTATACTATATTTCCAACTTTTACATCCTGTTTTACCTGTTTCAGTTGGTTCATGGTTTACACTCAAACTCCATTGAAAGGAGAAAATTGTTGTTGTATAAATTCAACAGTGCAGTTTGGGCAAATAATCTGACACGTACATGTCGGATTAGCTCTGAACATTCAAAGTACATTTTATGAGGATTGGTTGTCCTCTTCAATGTATTTCCTTCAATAAAAGCAATAGTTTTACAGGTTTTCTCATATATCAATTGTGTAATTATACCAAAGAAATACTGGGATTATACCATACCGTCAACTGCAGAGAGATGCTAATACCGGAATTTCTATACAAACCGATATTTGATACCAATCATCCAAAGTACTACAGTTCAATTCAAATTTCGTCATGAAAGGTATGACATCGTCGTCATTATAAACCCGGACCAACGAACTGATAATCAAAGTAAGCTTATGTTCTTTTCAGCCCCTAAATGCCATACCCATCCCCATGCAATTTACATAAAGGTTACAAATCAAAAGAAATCATTAATAAATTGATTCAGTCCAATAGAGGACCAAAATAGCGTAATCAAAGGTAAAAgcaagtttgttttgtttgttatcaaaagaaagaagaaataaaattgtttctgAGGAGATTAGGAaggaatgaattaattaatttaatttcagatAGTGACGTTCTTTGGCTCAGTTTACGATTCAACACATCAAATATTGCATCTTCATTCATCCGCATAAGTCCCTCAAAATCAACCAATGGACAACATTTGAAACTACTAACTATTTTTGCGGATACAGGATACATGGATAGAAGTGCATTTTATACGCTTGAAGAGTAGTTATATGATTTTCGTCAAAATTTGCTTTATTGTTCAAATCTGAGTATGTTATATTAAACGAACTGTGTATTTAAATACCAttgttatattaaataaacCCATAAATTACGCTAACTTGCTGAAAAGCATGTGCTTCGCTCTGGATGTATCAAATAATCCCGTTTTTATCGCTTTCTTCGAGATGTACAAAACGATTTATTTACGCATAAATATCAGTTATGATGCTTTTTATACGTCGCTTCCACCAGCGACCAATGGGGAAGCAGCAGAAGATAAATTTCGCGAAGCCCCAATTCAAATCCAGGATTGTCACATGTGTGTGCATATTTGCACAAAGTAAAATCAGCACGTGTTAGCCAACGCGTACCAGATACCAGAAGTGAACGTGAAACAAGGGTTCTTTCCGTGCCATTAAAAATTGAGTTATTCAATGGCGTAAcgtcgtcgccgtcgtcgtcaGTAGTACATTGCAGTTTTGAAAAGGTGTTTAGTATTTTGACCGTTTTTTAAAGTACATTTTGTTAACTTCTTAGTATAAAATATGCGCGTATAGTTTTACTTTCCACcatattaaacatttaataatTCTTGCAGGTACGTTCATTATTAACATTATGTTACCGGATAGCCGGTTATAAATTTAACCGGTTTTCCCCGGGATATTTTTCATTCGTTCCAAATACACTAAAGTCCTGCAAAAATACTTCACTTAAttttttcgtttactttttCTCTACATTCCACATAGTTCGGAGTATCTCGAAGACACTGTACCAATCATCAATCTTGTGACTTTTGGTGCAAATCGCTTTCTAACCTCCCTAACTGTACGTCCCATCTGGTCGATTATGAGACGGTTGAAACTTCACCATTGCCAACCATCTCGAATGTCCCCAATAGGTGTCTCCTACCCTTAGACTGGTCAATCGCAACCATATACacactttttttcttcgaatGGTAACCATCGTACGTGTGATAAAGTTTTCcgcatgaagaaaaaaatcctgcTTCTTGACAGGCGACTTCCGAACGAATCCTGTTTCACGCCACAGAACAAGTAAAGCGAAGATTGCTGTTTAATGCCAGCTCATAATGATGATGACAGCAACGATAACATTTATGTCGTTTGCAATGTAACGGAGTGTGATCACATATGGTCAAATGTAGATTCGATAGGATTTTATTTGATGTTTTGCTCTGCCTTGTTTTTTTAGCTACCCGACAGGAAAATATCTTTTGCAGTTATCGTGGCGCATACGGCGTAGCTTTTGTCGCCGAGATTACCTTTGCGAAAACGTGAATGGACCACCGGTGAACGAAGACTTTGACGAGGGATAAAACGAAACTTAATGCACTGCAAGAAAATCGGGCTATTCTCTTTTTAAACTTCGGTCTCCATATGTGAGCATCTGATCGTCTGTTTAGTCTCCATCCCATGTTTCTATGTGTCGCGAGCACAAGCAagaacagacaaaaaaactTTCTCTATTAGTGTACGAAGCAACAACGGCAGAATAGAACCGGTGACTAGTAACGACGAATGACAAATACAAACTAGCGAAAGTTTTGTCAAATAGAAAGTTAAATTACTTTATGTGCTTCATTGCACACAAGCGCTACAACGGTCACTCATCGTAACAATATCATTAGAAGAAAAGTTATCTAGGGGAAATATCATTCTATCTCGAAATAGTCATGGATTATGATCATTACCAACGTTAAAGGACCCAGACGATGTTTGGAAGGTAAATGTAGCTTAGAGTTAAACACAGTTCAGTTAGTTGTTCTTCACCTTacacgaaattagttaaattaatttattgatgtTCTCTGTATACTTCGGTATTGTAACAGTTTACTGTGTACGGAGTTTCTTGGCATAAAACTGTAAGAAATATGCAGAGAAAAGTGCAACATAGAATCAAAAAAGTGATGGATTTGCGAGTAGAATATgttaacaaaataataaaaaccacCATTGGCAGGGAATTAGAATACAAAATAGAATATTAAATGCGTATTAAATTTCGACGTATTAAATttcgtagttttttttttcaattagaTTGCTATCAGAGTTAATTTTGGAATCTTTTTAGTATTAGGTGTATTAAATGCTATGACACTAAAAGTTAACTATAAATCTGGTGTTTGCACTCGTTCTTTATAATTGTTATAATCTAAACAGTTTTCTTGTTAGCAGATAAACATTTCTAATGTATTTTACATATATCCATAGCCATGTAACGTAGACACTCATTAGTAATAGAAGCATAGTTTGAAAAGGGCGTTGATTTTAGAGCTGTTATATCTAGTTTGGGAAGTCGAAATGCATCGTGCAGTAGCTTTCGATTTGATACACCAAATATTCTGGCTCAAAACTCTGCGCGATCACAAGTCTAGTAAAATATCATCTGAGACATCACCCAGTTATTGTTTCTTTGGTGGTACTACAGCcttcaagaggtctaggcatGCCATTTCTGGGTtcctttgactttatttacctttaGCTGAATAGGCAGTCCTGTGCACGAGGGATTGGAAACAGAGCCACTGCtaaatacaccaccgggtcGCCTCTAACCATTTCGTATTAGTTACTAGTAAGTGGAAAGGAAATAGTTTAAGACTAAATTATATGCTGCATTCCCTTACTCTTGTTGAACGATTAACTCTGCACAACAGTTTTTTTAGTTCTGCGTAATTTTTCTTCATACTTAGCACGTCCTGCAACATGCACTAGTAAATCAACTCAAAATACTCCCAAAACTTaatcaaacttttttttactaattCAACGAGAACAGTAAGCAGCAAGATCCGGCTAAAAAGCTATAAGAAGCTATCAGTGTGACACAAAATAAACATGAGTTATAGCAAATAATAGGAATTCAACTcttgaacaaattaataaCTTGTAATTtcctttgttttacaatacaTACTGGATACAGATCCTAAATATTCTATTCATACCTACAGCGTACATTAGTATATAGCGCTTCATACCGATTTATTTTTGCTGTTCAAAATTGTACTATAGAAACTCGCGATATCATCGTATTGAACTATTTGTGCTGCACACGTGCATGTTCAAAAGATTACGACTACCAGCCCTACCCAACCCGCGGATGCATTCTAATGCAACGCTGATACGCCAAACGTGCgtaacaaattaaacaaaatgtgCATTGCAGTTGCATGTGCAATGGAGTTCTAGGCTATTTCTGTTCCGGTATTGCAAGCAAAAATCATTACgtttcgtgttttaaaattgcaCTCAAAAATTTTAACATATCTTTATGAACATTACACATTAAACGTTGTAGAGCTCCATCTCCATTTCAAATCCATTATTCCTAATCACACCACGTAATGCTGCTAGTGAGAATCCGCCTAACTCGAGCCAAACGAACAAACTCTTCCATTCTAAAAAGTTTCTGTACGCGTGGCTTAAGTTATCCGAACTCTGTTCTACCAAAACCAACGAACAAATCACGTCGAACGTTTGTATCAGACTGCAAAGTTTGCAGGATATACACATCATCATAAACGTTCTCTTTAGTCAACACTGCCTAAAACACTCACTAATTGTCCAACACAAAAATGTCCACGTGACTGATCCATCGATCAGAACTTTTCTTGAAACACAACACTAACCAATATATACTGCCAGCTGCAACCGTTTCTCGCAGTGCCTCGGTAGGTATTGGGAAACCGCTGCTTTCTCGCACGTTGTACACGTTACTCTCCAATTTGCTAACCACGGACAAATGAAACTGGGTGTAtggtattttttaaatttatacaaATGCGTTTAACACCATTATCAGCTTCAGGGTTTGGAAAATATTGGAAACACCTCCACTGCTACCGCCAGTCGACAAATCGAAAAGAAtccaacaaaaccaacatTAGCTCCCAGCACAACACCTCCACACAGCTGTCGTTGGAAGGGGTAGTAGCAGCCTATGGTAAGACCACAGGGTAGCAACACAATACACCatttacgtctgtgttgattgaaggcaaaagaaaacactacCGAAACGTGGTTTTTCGAAACGACATGATATACATTCCAGCGCGGTACAACCATTGGCAACATTAGGTCCAATCTTGTTGCTACATCCAATCCACTTTTGTCCACATCGGAGACGATCTTGTCATGATGATGTGGTGATCAAAGAACGTCTCACACGCACAACCAACCATGTAGCAAGGCTGAAGAAAACACTTGCTCCGGTGACGTGTATGAAGAGCGAAACCAAGACCAGCGAAACGGCCAGTATTTGACTACATCTGGATTGCCTGTAGCCAGGTAACCGGTGCCGTTACAGGGGCACGGTAGCTTCATGCCGGGGGTTACTGACGTCGGATGTGgcattgtttaccttttaTGGTTTTAGTTTGCTCAGAGACCGCCGATCCTCGATGGGCTTATTCTAGAACAAAATGTACCCTCTCCCATATTGGCCTTAGTTGTATCAAGCTATTCATTTTTCAGCAACggaatttaaaatattcatgcaCGATGATCTAGCACCAAAATGATATAATAGTGTGTTAACACTGTTATAGATTTTTTCTATCATTTGCCATATTTTTGTACTAGtaacataaataatttaaaaaaaaaacaataacacaatTCTGTTTAACTTGCCCAAAGCGCTTAGCAGAAATAAAGAATTTAACTATGTATCATCAATTCTCTTAAAACAAGTTTAATTCGGTAATGTGTTGTATTCGTTATGCGGGAAATTCGTCATTCCATGGACTGTGAAATAATCCGTTCTACACCGACACCATGCTCAAAACAAGTAGATTATCAActtgataaaataataaagttaTGAAAATTTACTCTCAcaatacattacattacaatgCAGAAATATAATATCAGAGATAATTTAAGCGTATCTTCAGTGCCAGAACCATTTCGTCGTTTATGCAGTGGTTTGTAGTGTGCAAAGATTCTATATAGGATTCTATATGTATTAAACCTTATATGATATGATATGTATATGATATGTATGATAAGTTGTATATAATATGATTATATAGAAgcgttaaaaaatatttttgaataacttTCAATATaaactaaaaactaaaaatttgtaagaaaaaaatttttttttatctctatATATCTCAAGTTCTGAAGTTgtctaaataaaaataatgttctaGTCCCCGATTTGGATCATTTCTGAAACAATTACAAAGTTACATACCATTTCGATTCGAAGATTTCGCACCCCAGGGGCGAAATGAGTTAATTTAATCCTGACCGTTGAGATTAAATTGTCATGGTGGTGCTATAATAAATGAATGAGCAACATCATTTGTCTCATAGTCGTTATTCACTCGATCAGGTATGCTTTTCATGCCTTTAAACATATGAGAAAACAACATCCCATGCTTAACTAGTTTCAGAATGTCTTTAGAAGTTCTACTGCATATACTATTTGCATGATCAGTAACTCCAAAAAAATATAGTAATGATTAACTATACAACCTACCCGGACAGGATCATCTGATGTTAACCGTAGCCAAAGCACTAGAGTGATTGGATTCAGTTGGATGGTTGGAAATCTACATCCTAGCAGCAGCtgtagaaacaaaaactgactataaTCGCATACAAATGAAAATAGATTTAACtaaaattaagaaaatattGAATTGACTCTCTGTAATCAGGGATTTTTTCGTGCTGTAGTTAAATTAAAAGCGATAAATAAATCTTCTACATGATCACCATCACTAACTACAAATATTGCGCTAAAGACTACAGAAACACGAAACTAATATTAATTGAACTCAATTGAAAAGTAGGTTGGGCTTtagttgaattttattttattgaactGATAATAATAACTTAAAAGATCATTTAATCATCAGAACCGACAACGTGCTTTATTGAAATTAgacaaaagcgaaaaaagtTTAACTTTGATTTCACTCATGGATACTCATCTCGCTCAGGATGGCTCATCGGGAGGCTGGCTCTTTGTGACTTGAGTTACAAAATGCTTAAAACCGGTCAGTACAACATGAAACGGGATTGTTAAAGCCAAGGTTAGAACTGTCACCGGACTTATGTGCTAACCAAAGCATTATCAGCTGTACTATTTGTTCGGCCTAATTTTACCAACATTTTCAAATACGTTCGGAAAACTTCTTTTTGACACCCGAACACAACCAAACTAAACACCACACGCCATGTATGTTTCCATTGCCATGGCAACTGTTTCAATATTCAACACCACAACAACATTGTGATCGATACAAGGGTTTAGGGCATACAAAGTCTTTATTTGCACAAAGAAATTCTGCTTTACAATCATGGTAAAGGATTTAGACTTTATCGGTGATATAAATGATAGATATGCCGCACTGGAGTTAGAGTTACAGGAGAAGCTTGAAGCAGTGTAAGTTACGCAACACTTGAACATACGTACAGCAGGCCCGTGTGCGCTTTTTTCTATTAATTCATGAtgtgataatttaatttttaaagcgAGAAACGAGAAAGTACCCTCGATGCTAGTGAgatgaaaatcaataaaaaaaattactctAACAAAGCGGAATCGACCAATTTCTTGTTAGAAACAGCAAGGCAGAGAAATTACGAGCTGTTGAAATCGTTGGAAATTTCTAAAGCAAGACTGCGATCCCGTGCTACATTTAGTCCACTGGAAGCAATTCTTCAGAAGGCGATTGGAAGTTATCTAAAAGAAACATCTCTCATTCCATGCAGTACCAAAAAAATTTACGGACCGACGTATGTTtagtaaaattgttttccgaaaaaatacaaaatataatccataaattgtttattgtcatctttgattttattttacgtggtttttcaaacaaactaGCACCAGGAATGGAAAGTGGAATCAAACAATCGAAATATAACTTATCTTTTATTTCTTACGCTACCAAAAATGTTTCTTAAACATTCCTTCCGTAAGCATAATCATTCCTATCACCCTCTACTCCAAGTCATATAATAGCTGAAAGCTTAACATAATTAACTGTGCtgggaatgaaataaaattactaAACTATCTAGGAGTATGTTGAAGCTATCGTTCAAAACGACTCTATTATCTAAACGAAAGTCTATTCCTTGAATGATTGAAAAGCGGAGATtgatgtatgtgtatgtgctcgttttttttgtgttgtgtggctTAATAACAATTGTAACCTATTGCATCCACCAGTTCTATAAATTTATTGTAACAGAAATTCACTTATTTGCTCCGATACTCTATCGGGCGTTACCAGATGCAAATGATGCGAACCGGGAATTTCATGATACACTACTTTCGAAGCCGTGCGCTTCAACACTTCCATCACGTTAGCGTACACTTCAGGATTATCAAACTGCATACCCGGATCGGCGCGTATATTTAATACTTTACACGTTATGCGTTCCGCATATGCTAGCACCTGTTCCATCGAAAACATACCCAAAAGGGCCACTTTTAGTCTAAGATCCCTGGCAAAGTGATACCCTTCTTTGTTGAAATGTGCCGGTGCTAGAGCCATCCCTCGTCGCATCAGTACTTCGACAGAATCATAGTCTACCGACCCGTCGTAAGCCGCTAAAACGAGATCGATCATTTCTTCGTACCCGTAGCAGGGCATTTTCGATTCCGGTAACGTTTCGTAATGTAGAAACTTGTCGATACAATCACCCGTACTGGCAGCCGTCTTATGATGATCTCGAACAGTTGGCCCGGCAATATCGATGCTGATGAATCGGTCTACCTCATCCGGGAAGCTGGCTGCATACATGAAGCTCAATGCACCACCCAACGAATGTCCCAGCAGAGttagctttgtccatccatgATATTTGACTATGCGCCGGATGAGTGTGATTCCATCccagaaaatgaaataatgcaTCCCTTTCGGGTAATGCGATGATTTTCCATGGCCTGGCAGATCGATGGCCAAAATCGGTATCTCTGGAGGTAGTAAAGGGCAAAGCCGATCGAACGTACCGGCATTATCCTGCCAGCCATGAAGCGCCAGTACGGGTTGTTTTACTCGGGAACCCCACCATTTACCTAGAAAGTGGTTAGGCAGAAAATTAAAACCTTTTCTCGAAGACATTCTCAAATGTTTGCATTATATTGATTGCAGCTTTACACCGAATGAGCAAAGCCCATTAAGAACATTTAACCTTCCCTCTGTTCGCAACAGCGTTAAGCAATTTTACTAGAATTAGAATTAgatcatttgttttgcaaataagCTTAGAATCGCCCAGCACAGTAGTAGTATGAATTTGTTCAAAAGCGTTTAACGAATGTGTGCTCTACGGGCATCATAGAATGTATTATCATATGGGTGCTTAGCTTATCACGGTGAATCGGCAGGCGGGCTTAACCGCCACACGCCGACGGCACCACAACACCATTCATCCAAAGCGTGACGAAACTATGGAACGATTACGTCAAGCATGAACACGCATATCTTGTACAAACTTTGATCTTGGGCATAAATGCCGCAGTTTTTCGCTCACACTCTCTTTCTCCCACTTAACCCTTACCTGCAACGACACCCCATGGAACAGGTATTTCTATTTCTTCTATATTGCGCATCGTCCGGCCACTACTGGTACCTAAAATGTATATGAACATGAGCCCCAATTTGCTTACTATTGTTGCGGTGCATTACTAAACTCTCAGTATTTCAAGTCATTTCGCTTACCATTCGACATTATTGGTTCACACATTGCAGGAGCGTAATGTATAGTCAAATAGTTAttatgcaataaataaatccgATCCACGAAACGATTTCGCTTTTTGTCCAATCTGTTTTAGCACTTCTTTTGAACGGACAACACAGTTATGCGTGTACACAATCCTCGCTCAGCTGATGACAAGCTGCAGCGTGtgccagctttttttttaatttgtactTTTTGGTAGTTGTAACACACCTGCTCTATAAACACCTTGCTGTCAGTGAAATAACACGTCAAATGTGAATTTCAAGCTGATTACATGCACCCGGCATGCGACCGGCTTCtttcatttgaaatattggaatgtttttgaaatatttgctgTAATTGCAGAAAACAAGACGCTACAATGCGTTACAATCACGAAAACAATCATACATTTATTTCCACTGCCTTTATTTGATAAAACCAGATACGTATGCTCCTATAACGTCACAAAGCTCTTGTACGCGATCGTTCGGTAAATATTCCAAAGCCAAAATAGCGTTTCCTACACCGATAGTTTCTTTTATCGTTCTCCCCCGAATCCAGATGCGTCCGTTCATGCCAGCGGCTATTTCGAAGGGTAGCTCCTTCGCCAGTAGAGTCAGGAAAGTGCATTTCGGGTTCAATATCTTGCGGATCAGATTCAGGCTGCAACATATCATAAATCCTTCGTGTAGTACGCCCAATTTGCCTTTCTTGCCATGAGAGTCTACGCATACTAGCTCCGGTTCGACGTCGGTATGCGCAATCAGCAAACGGGCATAAACAATATCGCCAACATTCACGTCCGGTCGGTTTTTCTTTGTAGCTCCTTCGAAAGCCATGTACGACAAAGAGGCTGTCTCGCAACTGCCAATATCTACACGGAATATATCACCCGCTTTGGCCATCACAACACCAATGACCAGCTCTCCGCGGGTCGGCACGTATCGTCTCTGGTAGGCATCAATCCAGAATGTGTTGGAAGCCTTCATCTTCAGCTGTCCGCACTTGCTAGCCCGTACGGTATCCCT
Protein-coding sequences here:
- the LOC128303434 gene encoding probable serine hydrolase, which codes for MCEPIMSNGTSSGRTMRNIEEIEIPVPWGVVAGKWWGSRVKQPVLALHGWQDNAGTFDRLCPLLPPEIPILAIDLPGHGKSSHYPKGMHYFIFWDGITLIRRIVKYHGWTKLTLLGHSLGGALSFMYAASFPDEVDRFISIDIAGPTVRDHHKTAASTGDCIDKFLHYETLPESKMPCYGYEEMIDLVLAAYDGSVDYDSVEVLMRRGMALAPAHFNKEGYHFARDLRLKVALLGMFSMEQVLAYAERITCKVLNIRADPGMQFDNPEVYANVMEVLKRTASKVVYHEIPGSHHLHLVTPDRVSEQISEFLLQ
- the LOC128304261 gene encoding exosome complex component RRP40, whose amino-acid sequence is MENINRTVLAGDIIAEPMEMIKNNKKVILGPGLRMERDTVRASKCGQLKMKASNTFWIDAYQRRYVPTRGELVIGVVMAKAGDIFRVDIGSCETASLSYMAFEGATKKNRPDVNVGDIVYARLLIAHTDVEPELVCVDSHGKKGKLGVLHEGFMICCSLNLIRKILNPKCTFLTLLAKELPFEIAAGMNGRIWIRGRTIKETIGVGNAILALEYLPNDRVQELCDVIGAYVSGFIK
- the LOC128304862 gene encoding uncharacterized protein LOC128304862 — encoded protein: MVKDLDFIGDINDRYAALELELQEKLEAVEKRESTLDASEMKINKKNYSNKAESTNFLLETARQRNYELLKSLEISKARLRSRATFSPLEAILQKAIGSYLKETSLIPCSTKKIYGPTYV